A window of Cryptomeria japonica chromosome 3, Sugi_1.0, whole genome shotgun sequence contains these coding sequences:
- the LOC131036008 gene encoding protein DUF642 L-GALACTONO-1,4-LACTONE-RESPONSIVE GENE 2 isoform X1 — protein sequence MESGSKPLAFSWTICLLGVFMLWTGKKTFARTAQDGLLSNGDFEASPELSFLNGTVIVGETALPSWKVQGTVEYIRSGQAQGPMVLVVPQGKHAARLGNNAEISQGIELDRGSIYSLTFSAARTCGQLETLNISVSPAAAASIDLQTLYNSEGWDAYAWGFIAITDRSELSFLNPELEQDSTCGPLIDNVAIKKISLPDQSDDNLVINGDFEEGPFMFPNSSVGVLLPPNLDYETSPLPGWIVESSKAVRYIDSNHFSVPEGKRAIQLLSGNQGSISQIIKTATSKTYRLIFSLGDAGDECHPPLAVVAFAGDQSQVANYSSVMSDPFHVFNLSFMANSENTKISFHSLYYNTKDNSSLCGPVIDQIKVTDLAELSRGYVFQFPLRLAYGANLLVLAFLQFFL from the exons ATGGAGTCTGGGTCTAAGCCCCTTGCCTTCTCATGGACAATTTGCTTGCTTGGAGTGTTCATGCTATGGACTGGCAAAAAGACTTTTGCTAGAACAGCGCAAGATG GGCTACTATCCAATGGAGATTTTGAGGCCTCCCCTGAGCTCAGTTTTCTCAATGGAACAGTCATAGTAGGTGAGACTGCATTACCAAGCTGGAAGGTCCAAGGCACCGTTGAATACATAAGATCGGGACAAGCCCAAGGTCCCATGGTGCTGGTCGTTCCCCAGGGAAAACATGCTGCAAGACTTGGAAATAATGCTGAGATCAGTCAAGGGATCGAGCTGGATAGAGGATCAATTTATTCTCTTACCTTCAGTGCTGCTCGAACCTGTGGACAGCTGGAGACCTTGAATATATCGGTCTCACCTGCAGCAGCAGCAAGCATAGATCTGCAGACTCTGTACAACAGTGAAGGATGGGATGCTTATGCATGGGGATTCATAGCGATTACAGATAGATCTGAGCTTAGTTTTCTCAATCCTGAATTGGAGCAGGACTCAACGTGTGGTCCTTTGATTGACAATGTGGCCATCAAGAAGATTTCTTTGCCAGATCAGTCAGATG ACAACTTGGTGATAAATGGAGATTTCGAAGAGGGCCCTTTCATGTTCCCAAACTCTTCTGTGGGAGTCCTCTTACCTCCCAACCTTGACTATGAAACATCTCCATTACCTGGTTGGATTGTAGAATCAAGCAAGGCTGTGAGATACATAGATTCTAATCATTTCTCTGTTCCAGAAGGCAAGAGGGCCATACAGTTGCTCTCAG gCAATCAAGGCTCCATTTCACAGATCATAAAAACAGCCACAAGCAAAACATATCGTCTCATATTTTCGTTAGGAGATGCAGGGGATGAATGCCACCCACCCCTTGCAGTGGTGGCCTTCGCAGGGGATCAATCACAGGTTGCCAATTACAGCTCTGTCATGAGTGACCCCTTTCACGTCTTCAATCTTAGTTTCATGGCGAATTCTGAGAACACCAAGATTTCCTTCCACAGTCTGTATTACAACACAAAAGATAACAGTTCCCTTTGTGGCCCAGTTATTGATCAAATTAAAGTCACCGATTTAGCAGAACTAAGCCGGGGATATGTATTTCAATTTCCTTTGAGATTGGCGTATGGTGCCAATCTGCTAGTTTTAGCGTTTCTACAATTCTTTCTTTAG
- the LOC131036008 gene encoding protein DUF642 L-GALACTONO-1,4-LACTONE-RESPONSIVE GENE 1 isoform X2 — MVLVVPQGKHAARLGNNAEISQGIELDRGSIYSLTFSAARTCGQLETLNISVSPAAAASIDLQTLYNSEGWDAYAWGFIAITDRSELSFLNPELEQDSTCGPLIDNVAIKKISLPDQSDDNLVINGDFEEGPFMFPNSSVGVLLPPNLDYETSPLPGWIVESSKAVRYIDSNHFSVPEGKRAIQLLSGNQGSISQIIKTATSKTYRLIFSLGDAGDECHPPLAVVAFAGDQSQVANYSSVMSDPFHVFNLSFMANSENTKISFHSLYYNTKDNSSLCGPVIDQIKVTDLAELSRGYVFQFPLRLAYGANLLVLAFLQFFL, encoded by the exons ATGGTGCTGGTCGTTCCCCAGGGAAAACATGCTGCAAGACTTGGAAATAATGCTGAGATCAGTCAAGGGATCGAGCTGGATAGAGGATCAATTTATTCTCTTACCTTCAGTGCTGCTCGAACCTGTGGACAGCTGGAGACCTTGAATATATCGGTCTCACCTGCAGCAGCAGCAAGCATAGATCTGCAGACTCTGTACAACAGTGAAGGATGGGATGCTTATGCATGGGGATTCATAGCGATTACAGATAGATCTGAGCTTAGTTTTCTCAATCCTGAATTGGAGCAGGACTCAACGTGTGGTCCTTTGATTGACAATGTGGCCATCAAGAAGATTTCTTTGCCAGATCAGTCAGATG ACAACTTGGTGATAAATGGAGATTTCGAAGAGGGCCCTTTCATGTTCCCAAACTCTTCTGTGGGAGTCCTCTTACCTCCCAACCTTGACTATGAAACATCTCCATTACCTGGTTGGATTGTAGAATCAAGCAAGGCTGTGAGATACATAGATTCTAATCATTTCTCTGTTCCAGAAGGCAAGAGGGCCATACAGTTGCTCTCAG gCAATCAAGGCTCCATTTCACAGATCATAAAAACAGCCACAAGCAAAACATATCGTCTCATATTTTCGTTAGGAGATGCAGGGGATGAATGCCACCCACCCCTTGCAGTGGTGGCCTTCGCAGGGGATCAATCACAGGTTGCCAATTACAGCTCTGTCATGAGTGACCCCTTTCACGTCTTCAATCTTAGTTTCATGGCGAATTCTGAGAACACCAAGATTTCCTTCCACAGTCTGTATTACAACACAAAAGATAACAGTTCCCTTTGTGGCCCAGTTATTGATCAAATTAAAGTCACCGATTTAGCAGAACTAAGCCGGGGATATGTATTTCAATTTCCTTTGAGATTGGCGTATGGTGCCAATCTGCTAGTTTTAGCGTTTCTACAATTCTTTCTTTAG